Part of the Quercus lobata isolate SW786 chromosome 6, ValleyOak3.0 Primary Assembly, whole genome shotgun sequence genome, tcttattattaattCTCTAAAGCAACTTTTACACCTTTTGTAATACTTGCAAAAGCAAAGTTTACAATCTTTAATTGCGTTTCAAAATTACAAGTTTGTCAACTAACTTTTTCACTTACAAAAAGTGTAAGTTATGCTTTATAATAATATAGAAGGtacttatttataataaaactcTTTCCCTTCTtaccaaacaaaataataataataataatatagaagGTACATTAATCTGTTTTATTGATGGGATGCTTGGCTTTTTATGCTTGGCAAAAATATGCTTAGCTGGAGGACTTGTTTCACTTAGTGTCTGAAGTATCCTTTCTGGCGATAAATCTATTAGTTAGGAGAAACACCAAGAGcagctaaaataaaaataaaatatagaaaagtgtattttatattatacatcCTTCTTGTAACttattttagtttagtttttttttttaatccctatTCGAGTTTTAGGATTTCCTCTTGCATTTTATGTTCTTGTTTTATATGGTTTTTATCAGATTTATATCCTTGGCCTGAAATAGTTGCGTGTAGTTTCAATTATTCTTAAGATGAAATGCGGTTTTACAGGCAGAAAACTCTTGGCTATCGGACTCAGTGTTGCAAATGCAACATGGTCCAAGGGCAGTTCTGTGGAGATTGTTTGTATATGAGGTATGCTCTATTCAACATTCTTTTATGTGCTTAAATGTACCATAATTAAATCCTGATAGTATGAAATACGTTTTTATTGTACATGTTTACAATGTTAGAGCCTAATAAGCAATTACTGCATAACACCAGGCACAATCTCTCTATGGCACCTTCCTGCTTATTGttacctttatttttgtctttgaatGTCTTCGAGCATTGTCAATCAATTCTGCTAAATTTATCACTTCCTGGCGCTACTTACCAGGTTACCAATTATGCACCTTTCTgtaatttaaattgataaatcttcttcttcttttcttctgttttttttttttttttttggtttccccatCTTAGAATCTTTATATGCATTGCTACATGCTCATTCTGCTATGATTATTTTAAGAACGTAATATCGGTTTCTTATTATAGGTGCCAAAACAAACCATGCTGAGCATAGGCTGGGGTGTTCACTTGAACCTGATAATGAAACTCAGACAGTTGACATGTTTGAGCTTGTTAACAAGATAGTTAGCTAGTTAACAAGGCAACTCTCAGCATATGCTGGCAGATTCATTTTAAGCCCATGTACAACTCCATTCTACCCATAAGCATAGCTAGGTTTGTTGTTGTCATACATACATAGGTTGATTGGTGAGCAGTGATTGCTAGAAGAACCTCTCAAATTCTGCTTTTTATTCTTTCCATGTTAAACAGTCACCAAgagaaataatgaaaaatacatTGGAGATCATTTAAGTCTGCTTACTTGAACCCCCAGCCACCCTTCAATCacttgagcactataaaaataTCCCAATTTTTGTAGATATAGACCCACTTGTGCTCACATGTTTGGCTTGTGTAGACCTACTCGTAAATTTATCCTTCATATTAAGGTCTTCTGATTTCTCAGCACTGTGAAGGGCGTTATTTGCATGCTGTAAATGGAGTCCTTGAGATACCTGATCACTTTTTGTGTAATGTAAAATCTGATGCCcccattccccccccccccccctcctttttttttttttttggctttatctcttttcttttctacagATACGGGGAACACGTACTTGAAGCCCTGCAAAACCCTAATTGGATTTGCCCTCCCTGTCGTGGAATCTGCAACTGCAGTTTGTGCCGGCAAGCTAAAGGATGGCCTCCCACTGGTACTCTTTATAAAAAGGTTATCTTCTCAACCATGCcttccctccctctctctcagtGTTGAATTGGCTAAGCTTAATTTTGTCCACCCTCCAGATATCAAAATTGGGCTTCAAATCTGTTGCGCACTACCTCATTCAAACTCGACGCTTACAGACAAATTTGGATAAAAATGCTGATGTTACCAAGCAAGTTTCTGCAAAGAGGTCGCTGCCATTCTCAGATGTTGAAGTAGAGTCTGAGGGATCTCTCAAGGTTGAAAGTATTCACCTTGGATCATTTAAGTCTCAACCTGAAGCCAAAAGTGAGGATAAGTTTGAGGGTGAGAAACAGACTAGTCCAATTCCAGGTACTAACAATCAAGTTTCTGCTAGGAGGTCATTACCCTTTTCAGATATAGGAGTGCAGTCTGTGAATCTGACTTCTGCAGAGGTTGAAAATGGGGTTGATGATCTCCCTGGGTTAGCAAAGCCTCAAACTGGAAACGGCACAGATGACCAGTTCAAGGGTGAAAAAGAGAAGGAACCTCATTTTACAGACAAAGAACATGGTGATAGAAATAATGATTTGAAAAGTTCCTCAAAGCTAAAAAAGAAGCATGCACTCCCCATTGTACCAAGCCCCGATAGTATTGCTGGAATATTAAGGCAGAAGCGCAGAATAAGCAATGACCGTGATGATAAGCAGTTACCAGGGGTTAGTGAGAAAATTGCAGACATCAAGCAGGATGCACCAGCAAGTGGTGTAGATGAAGAGGAGGAAATGCATTCTAAAGAAAGTGTGGATGACGATAATACTATTGTGTCAGAGAGAAGTCCAAAGCATAAGAAGCCTGCTCCTGCTGCTGAACCAAGCCACAGGCACAATGTGTTAGGAATGAATGGGAGAATTTTAGATATTAAGCAGGCTGTAAACAAGTCACCGGCATCAACTGCATCCATTCCTGCCTCACGAAGTATTGCTGGAAGATTGAGGCAGAAGCGCAGAATAGGAAATGGCCATGATGATAAGGGGTTACCAGGGGCTAGTGAGAAAATTGCAGATATCAAGCAGGATGTAACTTTTTCACCAGAAAGCGGTGTAGAGGAAGAGGAGATGCCTTCTAAAGAAAGTGAGGGTGGTAATGATAATATTGAATCAGAGAGAAGTCCAAAGCAGTCTGAAAACAAGTCACCGGCATCTTTTGCATTCGTTCCTGCTGCACAAGGTATTGCTGGAAGATTGAGGTCTAGATGCAAAACAAACTGAAAATTCCTCCTCTTTTGTCCTTTTGCTGAAACTTCTCTCTCCAAATTTTCTTCCCTTATTCCTGGAGAGGATTGAGTTCAGTATTTTTGCCTTTTCACATGTGACAGAACTGCctaaaattgcaaaaaacaaTGTTTTGGTAGGCTTCAGCCGATTTGCAACATTTTGGTTCTGTCCGTGTTCTACTCTGTCATGATGCAGTTAAACATGTAGTTTGTCAGTGACTCAGCAGCATCAACTTTTAGATTATCATCTAATTTGAGCAGCATCATTATGTATTTGTAATTCTATTGTTCTTAAATATTTGCTTGGCGTCGTTGTTGCATCACGTAGGGAtaacatatatatgtatgattTACAAATTGCTATATTACTTGTTTACATGTGTGTTAATGAAATAGAACTATAGCCACtgaataaattttaacaaacaGACTATTTTGCCCAAGGCATTGCCATTACTAGAAATcgaaaacaaaacaataatgtTAATAACACCACCTTAGACATAGAAATGTGCCGAATTTTGCTACTCATTGTTTGTGTCAATAGTCGATATATCCCACAAGAcctcccttctctcttttttatttgggtcTAAACCTCCATGCTGATGAGTATGACATTAGGCCTTTCTGGCCCATTTGTTGAGTGAACTTTAgtgggtgtttttattttgcttatcCTTACATTCGGCTAAGTATAACAGGCTATACAGAAAGTAACTATCAGACTCCCACCTGTTATACAAACCCAATTTGTACCATGGGCCATTGCCATGGACTTTAACTCTTTTTTACTCTTGTGGGCTCATCCCTATGGACCCTATCTCATCTATCCCTTCGTGAGTGTTCAAAGGAGAAAAGGATGGAGATGGCTGGTCACTAAACTTGGTATCTTCGTCTTTAATAAATTTTCCCTgttcaccaaaaaaagaaaagaataaaaaaatcccaGCCTTTGACCCAAAGAAGCAACACCATTACCATTTTTTTCCAAGTATAAGAAAATTATACTACTAcattttcctatcaaaaaataaaattccatgTCGTTTTAGACAGTGATGTAGTGGTCATGAAGCAAACCTAAATTAAAATGTTTAAGCAGGTGTATCTGGCTGGATAAAAGTCAGCTGGCTTTTCTGTCATTGGTTCCTTCATATCATTTATCTGATTTTAGGtgacttattttattatattattagaCCACAACAACTTGACAAGATAAAGTGATAAACTCTCAACATTTCTTAAATCCCTAATCCAGATAATATGATTTATTccttcaaatataaaataaaatgatctaTAATTATCAAGGAATTTTACCAACAAAACTGAATAATTGCAAC contains:
- the LOC115993651 gene encoding uncharacterized protein LOC115993651, whose protein sequence is MRKRSEAIESPANTIEEIQNGEPLSSQTQKASQYELSREQRIKENLERMQKLGILDLSLKLKSVIPSNTKRNPRNLNNCTTTPRPSPAPPSGPTRRSSRLKNGTPVSYAETEIVKKRKSLQDDGVLLEEGSKPEVYTEEHEKRLGNTEKSWTLFVDGYGKDGKRIYDQVRGKTCHQCRQKTLGYRTQCCKCNMVQGQFCGDCLYMRYGEHVLEALQNPNWICPPCRGICNCSLCRQAKGWPPTGTLYKKISKLGFKSVAHYLIQTRRLQTNLDKNADVTKQVSAKRSLPFSDVEVESEGSLKVESIHLGSFKSQPEAKSEDKFEGEKQTSPIPGTNNQVSARRSLPFSDIGVQSVNLTSAEVENGVDDLPGLAKPQTGNGTDDQFKGEKEKEPHFTDKEHGDRNNDLKSSSKLKKKHALPIVPSPDSIAGILRQKRRISNDRDDKQLPGVSEKIADIKQDAPASGVDEEEEMHSKESVDDDNTIVSERSPKHKKPAPAAEPSHRHNVLGMNGRILDIKQAVNKSPASTASIPASRSIAGRLRQKRRIGNGHDDKGLPGASEKIADIKQDVTFSPESGVEEEEMPSKESEGGNDNIESERSPKQSENKSPASFAFVPAAQGIAGRLRSRCKTN